A window from Streptomyces sp. NBC_00271 encodes these proteins:
- a CDS encoding DUF1996 domain-containing protein: protein MGAQRATFAAAALILGGGGLVAVNVYASATESGSAGQANPNNQTWASGAATIDCPDVGSKLAEVPQQARAEVDKELALLDQQVSEAYARMTSEQSAKAQDADFLQNAILGPLKEKRGAVIDRIKTDFKNAGAEAPNSIDDLATCTAVPADQTQNNAGGQNGDGQQQNNNGGQQGGQQGGGQQGGGAGAVSGPVAADFVDITTLQPNVPQKPGGGDNASTGTFTSSCGVNANKKFNTDNVIVAPGVTNGAHHLHDYVGNQSNDAFATNDDLANAETTCQNQGDKSTYYWPVLRVQDGTQEFDADKNGGGLEGNVGKVLQAKQAHIEFIGSPQSKVVEMPTFLRIITGDAKAFTNGPANANAHWSCTGFEDKVQLTDKYPICPQGSSVVRSFAFQSCWDGQNIDSANHRTHVAFADANGNCAGGFKAIPQLTMRLIYDVPAPTLENGQAKNPYAVDGFPEQVHKAITDHDDFINVFDASLMREMVDCINAGRQCGDGAGGGAGGGDGGNDGAGGGGGGAGTGEPSQDEPSPSPDASSGGDDATASATPTDTQTTQPPANTPGTTEPTRGGQTTGAGTGDTVVVPKADTSPSAAASDTAAAPQGGAPEHQGSEATHRPQTPAAGADAPSTQATAQETSQAGSQSQSQSQSQTEPQAVTGDLADTGTNLWPAAAGGVLVIAGLVLLRRIRRGSV, encoded by the coding sequence ATGGGGGCACAGCGTGCAACTTTTGCCGCAGCCGCACTGATACTGGGCGGAGGAGGGCTCGTAGCGGTCAATGTCTACGCTTCAGCGACCGAGAGCGGCTCGGCCGGTCAGGCGAACCCGAACAACCAGACCTGGGCATCGGGTGCCGCCACGATCGACTGTCCGGACGTGGGCAGCAAACTCGCCGAGGTGCCACAGCAGGCGAGGGCGGAGGTCGACAAGGAACTCGCCCTTCTCGACCAGCAGGTCTCCGAGGCGTACGCACGAATGACCTCGGAGCAGTCGGCCAAGGCGCAGGACGCGGACTTCCTCCAGAACGCGATCCTTGGTCCGCTGAAGGAGAAGCGGGGCGCGGTCATCGACCGCATCAAGACCGACTTCAAGAACGCGGGCGCCGAAGCCCCGAACTCGATCGACGATCTGGCCACCTGCACCGCGGTCCCCGCGGACCAGACCCAGAACAACGCCGGTGGTCAGAACGGCGACGGCCAGCAGCAGAACAACAACGGCGGCCAGCAGGGCGGGCAACAGGGCGGCGGCCAGCAGGGCGGCGGCGCCGGCGCCGTCAGCGGCCCTGTCGCAGCGGACTTCGTGGACATCACGACGCTCCAGCCGAACGTGCCGCAGAAGCCGGGCGGCGGCGACAACGCCTCGACCGGTACGTTCACCAGTTCGTGCGGTGTGAACGCCAACAAGAAGTTCAACACCGACAACGTGATCGTCGCCCCGGGTGTCACCAACGGCGCCCATCACCTGCACGACTACGTCGGCAACCAGTCGAACGACGCGTTCGCCACGAACGACGATCTCGCCAACGCCGAGACCACGTGCCAGAACCAGGGCGACAAGTCCACGTACTACTGGCCGGTGCTCCGAGTGCAGGACGGTACGCAGGAGTTCGACGCCGACAAGAACGGTGGCGGCCTGGAGGGCAACGTCGGGAAGGTCCTGCAGGCGAAGCAGGCGCATATCGAGTTCATCGGCAGCCCGCAGAGCAAGGTCGTCGAGATGCCGACGTTCCTGCGCATCATCACGGGCGACGCGAAGGCGTTCACCAACGGCCCCGCGAACGCCAACGCCCACTGGAGCTGCACCGGCTTCGAGGACAAGGTGCAGCTGACGGACAAGTACCCGATCTGTCCCCAGGGCAGCAGCGTGGTGCGGTCGTTCGCCTTCCAGAGCTGCTGGGACGGTCAGAACATCGACAGCGCCAACCACCGCACGCACGTCGCCTTCGCCGACGCCAACGGCAACTGCGCGGGCGGCTTCAAGGCGATCCCGCAGCTGACGATGCGCCTGATCTACGACGTTCCGGCGCCGACCCTCGAGAACGGCCAGGCGAAGAACCCGTACGCCGTGGACGGGTTCCCGGAGCAGGTGCACAAGGCGATCACCGACCACGACGACTTCATCAACGTCTTCGACGCATCCCTCATGCGGGAGATGGTGGACTGCATCAACGCCGGTCGACAGTGCGGCGACGGTGCTGGTGGAGGGGCCGGCGGCGGTGACGGTGGCAATGACGGTGCTGGTGGCGGCGGTGGCGGTGCCGGCACGGGTGAGCCGTCGCAGGACGAGCCGTCCCCGAGTCCTGACGCATCGTCCGGCGGCGACGACGCAACAGCCTCCGCAACCCCCACGGACACACAGACCACGCAGCCTCCGGCCAATACGCCCGGCACCACCGAACCGACGCGCGGCGGCCAGACCACCGGTGCCGGCACCGGCGACACTGTCGTCGTACCCAAGGCGGACACGTCGCCCTCGGCCGCGGCGAGCGACACGGCCGCCGCGCCGCAGGGTGGTGCGCCCGAGCACCAGGGCAGCGAAGCGACCCACCGCCCGCAGACGCCGGCCGCGGGCGCGGACGCCCCGTCCACGCAGGCGACAGCGCAGGAGACGTCGCAGGCAGGTTCGCAGTCCCAGTCGCAGTCGCAGTCGCAGACCGAACCGCAGGCGGTCACCGGCGATCTGGCCGACACCGGCACGAACCTCTGGCCGGCAGCGGCCGGAGGGGTTCTCGTGATCGCGGGCCTGGTGCTCCTGCGCCGCATCCGGCGCGGCTCCGTGTAA
- the glpK gene encoding glycerol kinase GlpK, with protein sequence MVERYVMSIDQGTNSTRCILFDHHGRLVSVVQREHQQHFPKPGWVEHDAVEIWRNLRRIMPETLSDAGVGAGEVAAIGIANQRETTVLWDRRTGAPLGRAIVWQDTRTAPLVEDLRNQPGDEFFLERCGLPPSTYFSAPRIRWLFDHVNGLDQRAKDGEVLFGTMETWLIWNLTGGADGGLHITDATNASRTMLMNIRALTWDEELLEFFGVPRPMLPEIRSSAEGYGDARSVLPGVRITAALGDQQAALFGQTCFTPGEAKCTYGTGSFLLLNTGTDLVRSRHGLLTTVAYKIGDQPPVYALEGSIAVTGSLVQWFRDRLGLINSAPEIETLARTVEDNGGCYIVPAFSGLFAPHWRSDARGVIVGLTSYITKGHLARAVLEATGWQTREVVDAMNADFSVALKELKVDGGMTADNLLMQFVADVLDVPVVRPMVAETVSLGAAYAAGLAAGYWPDLEVLRRNWHRAAQWLPDMDPERRDLEYDNWQRAVERSLGWIRPPRPR encoded by the coding sequence ATGGTTGAACGGTATGTGATGTCCATCGATCAGGGCACCAACTCCACCCGATGCATTCTGTTCGACCACCACGGGCGACTGGTGTCGGTCGTCCAGCGGGAGCATCAGCAGCACTTCCCCAAGCCCGGCTGGGTCGAGCACGACGCCGTCGAGATCTGGCGCAATCTGCGGCGCATCATGCCCGAGACGCTCTCCGACGCAGGTGTCGGCGCGGGAGAGGTCGCCGCCATCGGTATCGCCAATCAGCGCGAGACGACGGTGCTGTGGGACCGGCGGACGGGTGCGCCGCTGGGCAGGGCGATCGTCTGGCAGGACACGCGTACGGCACCGCTCGTCGAGGACCTGAGAAACCAGCCCGGGGACGAGTTCTTTCTCGAGCGTTGCGGTCTGCCTCCCTCGACCTATTTCTCGGCACCGCGGATCCGCTGGCTGTTCGACCATGTGAACGGACTGGATCAACGCGCCAAGGACGGCGAGGTGCTGTTCGGCACGATGGAGACCTGGCTGATCTGGAACCTCACCGGGGGCGCGGACGGTGGCCTGCACATCACCGACGCCACCAATGCCAGTCGCACCATGCTGATGAACATCCGGGCCCTCACCTGGGACGAGGAGCTGTTGGAGTTTTTCGGGGTTCCCCGCCCCATGCTGCCCGAGATCCGGTCCTCGGCCGAGGGCTACGGGGATGCCCGCTCGGTCCTCCCGGGTGTCCGCATCACGGCAGCCCTCGGTGATCAGCAGGCCGCCCTGTTCGGCCAGACCTGCTTCACACCGGGTGAGGCGAAGTGCACGTACGGAACGGGCAGCTTTCTGCTGCTCAACACCGGTACCGATCTCGTGCGGTCCCGGCACGGACTCCTCACGACCGTCGCCTACAAGATCGGGGACCAGCCCCCGGTCTATGCCCTGGAGGGATCGATAGCCGTCACCGGCTCGCTGGTCCAGTGGTTCCGTGACCGTCTGGGACTGATCAACAGCGCGCCGGAGATCGAGACGCTCGCGCGGACGGTCGAGGACAACGGCGGTTGCTACATCGTCCCCGCGTTCTCGGGTCTCTTCGCACCGCACTGGCGCAGCGACGCACGCGGTGTCATCGTCGGTCTCACCTCCTACATCACCAAGGGACACCTGGCCCGAGCCGTCCTGGAGGCCACCGGCTGGCAGACGCGCGAGGTCGTCGACGCCATGAACGCCGACTTCTCGGTCGCGCTGAAGGAGCTCAAGGTGGACGGCGGCATGACAGCGGACAACCTGCTCATGCAGTTCGTGGCCGATGTGCTCGATGTGCCCGTGGTGCGGCCCATGGTCGCCGAGACGGTCTCCCTCGGCGCCGCCTACGCCGCGGGGCTCGCCGCCGGCTACTGGCCGGACCTGGAAGTGCTGCGCCGCAACTGGCACCGGGCCGCCCAGTGGCTGCCGGACATGGACCCCGAGCGGCGGGACCTGGAATACGACAACTGGCAGCGCGCCGTCGAGCGGTCGCTGGGGTGGATCAGACCGCCGAGGCCCAGGTGA
- a CDS encoding IclR family transcriptional regulator, whose amino-acid sequence MAGPVQSIERAAAILRLLAGGPRRLGLGEVAASLGLAKGTAHGILRTLQHVDFVEQDASTGKYQLGAALLHLGTSYLDINELRSRSINWADALAARSGEAVRLGTPFEGQVLVVHHVFRPDDTLQTLDVGSLLPLHASSLGKVLLAYGTASLESASEAGLEAYTRHTLVVPEKLTRALAGVREVGWAAEIQEMSMGEAGIASPIRGHGGLVVGAVGLSGPVERICDSHGRPRPNLITLLREAARAISRDLGAAR is encoded by the coding sequence ATGGCCGGCCCAGTCCAGTCGATCGAACGGGCGGCGGCGATTTTGCGTCTGCTCGCTGGTGGGCCCCGTCGACTCGGGCTCGGCGAGGTGGCGGCCTCGCTCGGGCTGGCGAAGGGCACGGCGCACGGCATTCTCCGCACCCTCCAGCACGTGGATTTCGTGGAGCAGGACGCGTCGACGGGAAAGTACCAGCTCGGCGCGGCGCTGCTGCACCTCGGCACGAGCTACCTCGACATCAATGAGCTGCGATCGCGCTCCATCAACTGGGCCGATGCCCTGGCCGCCCGTAGTGGGGAAGCGGTCCGCCTGGGCACCCCCTTCGAGGGCCAGGTCCTCGTTGTCCACCACGTGTTCCGGCCGGACGACACCCTCCAGACCCTGGACGTGGGTTCACTGCTGCCTCTGCACGCCTCCTCGCTGGGCAAGGTGCTGCTGGCGTACGGGACCGCGTCCCTCGAGTCGGCTTCGGAAGCCGGGCTGGAGGCCTACACCCGGCACACCCTGGTCGTACCGGAGAAGCTCACCCGGGCGCTCGCCGGGGTCCGGGAAGTCGGCTGGGCCGCGGAGATCCAGGAGATGAGCATGGGGGAAGCCGGTATCGCCTCGCCGATCCGGGGGCACGGCGGCCTCGTCGTGGGTGCCGTCGGCCTCTCCGGCCCGGTCGAGAGGATCTGCGACAGCCACGGCCGTCCCCGGCCGAACCTGATCACCCTGCTCCGCGAGGCCGCACGGGCGATCTCCAGGGATCTGGGAGCAGCGCGCTAG
- a CDS encoding ATP-binding protein yields the protein MAAQLNTMLREAVEHVGPLPHAAEVVSAARRRAKAVLADWDVSCEIVEDCLLVVSELLTNAIVHALPPAELRLSWVRAEGLSTLRIEVTDAGSALPAGQSPPGIDPDEHGRGQEIVHALATRHGIRVHSGGITRWADLVAP from the coding sequence ATGGCGGCACAGCTCAATACGATGCTTCGGGAGGCGGTCGAACACGTCGGCCCGCTGCCCCACGCCGCCGAGGTCGTCTCGGCCGCACGCCGGCGTGCGAAGGCGGTCCTCGCCGACTGGGACGTGTCCTGCGAGATCGTCGAGGACTGTCTCCTGGTGGTCTCGGAGCTGCTCACCAACGCGATCGTCCACGCCCTGCCCCCGGCGGAGCTGCGGCTGTCCTGGGTGCGGGCCGAGGGGCTCAGCACGCTGCGCATCGAGGTCACCGACGCGGGATCCGCGCTTCCTGCCGGCCAGTCACCCCCCGGAATCGATCCGGACGAGCACGGCCGGGGCCAGGAGATCGTCCACGCGCTGGCGACTCGGCACGGCATACGTGTCCACTCCGGCGGGATCACCCGGTGGGCCGATCTCGTCGCACCCTGA
- the sbnB gene encoding 2,3-diaminopropionate biosynthesis protein SbnB, whose translation MTTVRSLAQEPVMSQPHLVPTFAVISGAQVQHALQDREKQIVDLVEATYHLHAAGESVNPPSYFLRFPDRPTARIIALPASIGGPAPVDGIKWISSFPDNVQAGIPRASAVLILNDHDTGYPFACLESSIISATRTAASAALAADHLTRNRLRPTRVGFFGTGLIARYIHTFLTALGWSFEETGVYDLSGDSAAGFRDHVLQSDAAGQVTVHESAEAVIRSSDLVVFATIAGEPHIGDPAWFDHNPLVLHVSLRDLAPEIILASANIVDDVDHCLKADTSPHLAEQLTGNRDFLHGTLADVMTGRVTPPTDRPLVFSPFGLGVLDLAVGTYVYNETARSGHLHVIEDFFHDLRRHG comes from the coding sequence ATGACCACCGTCCGTTCCCTCGCACAGGAGCCCGTCATGTCCCAGCCGCACCTCGTGCCGACCTTCGCAGTGATCTCCGGCGCCCAGGTCCAGCACGCCCTTCAGGACCGGGAGAAGCAGATCGTGGACCTCGTCGAGGCCACCTATCACCTGCATGCCGCCGGAGAGTCGGTCAACCCCCCGTCCTACTTCCTGCGCTTCCCCGACCGACCCACCGCCCGGATCATCGCGCTGCCCGCCTCGATCGGCGGACCGGCGCCGGTGGACGGCATCAAATGGATCTCCAGCTTCCCCGACAACGTCCAGGCCGGCATCCCCAGGGCCTCCGCCGTCCTGATCCTCAACGACCACGACACCGGCTACCCCTTCGCCTGCCTGGAAAGCTCCATCATCAGCGCCACCAGAACCGCCGCGTCGGCGGCGCTGGCGGCCGACCACCTCACCCGCAACCGGCTGCGCCCCACCCGCGTCGGGTTCTTCGGTACGGGCCTGATCGCCCGCTACATCCACACCTTCCTGACCGCCCTGGGATGGTCCTTCGAGGAGACCGGCGTCTACGACCTGTCCGGCGACAGCGCCGCCGGTTTCCGCGACCACGTCCTACAGAGCGACGCCGCGGGACAGGTCACCGTGCACGAGAGTGCCGAGGCAGTCATCCGCTCCAGCGACCTCGTCGTCTTCGCCACCATCGCGGGCGAGCCGCACATCGGCGACCCGGCCTGGTTCGACCACAACCCCCTGGTCCTGCATGTGTCCCTGCGCGACCTCGCACCCGAGATCATCCTCGCCTCGGCGAACATCGTCGACGACGTCGACCACTGCCTCAAGGCCGACACGTCACCCCATCTGGCCGAGCAGCTCACCGGCAACCGCGACTTCCTGCACGGAACACTCGCCGACGTCATGACCGGCCGAGTGACACCACCCACCGACCGACCCCTGGTGTTCTCACCCTTCGGACTGGGTGTGCTCGACCTCGCCGTCGGCACCTACGTCTACAACGAGACGGCCCGCTCCGGGCATCTCCACGTCATCGAGGACTTCTTCCACGACCTGCGCCGACACGGCTGA
- a CDS encoding non-ribosomal peptide synthetase has translation MTTHVSPSRTGREYWRGVLTAGGFTPAPRWTLKPVPGVGEYETPVPDDTVTGLCRLAAELAVPLPSLLLTAHAKVLAALSGEREITTGYAARGGSPLLCRLTTAPASWRELLHHIHQVATELSAHQDVPAEDIEVLKSELGLTGPLFETVLDLTETVLDPAAIDGALTEGTALRVGVRHHDGRLVLRLRYRTDALDADSAARIAGYHLTALALITADPDAEHTHQSLLSAEELRFQLDQLAGPDRELPDARMHELFEDRVRRHPDAVAAVHADRQWTYAELNARANRLARALVARGLAREGVVAVVTERNLDWLAAVIAVFKAGGAYLPIEPHFPAARIAASLSRAACTLVLTEPGSTTTLDQALDSLPGTERLLVDTAYAEDHPDGDLGIPVTPDQLAYIYFTSGSTGEPKGAMCEHAGMLNHLYAKIDDLQVGEGQVVAQTAPQCFDISLWQLVCALLVGGRTLLVAQDVILDVPRFLDTLTDGEVTVLQVVPSYLEAVLTELEQRPRPLPDLRYVSVTGEALKKELAERWFAVQPGIKLVNAYGLTETSDDTNHEVMDRAPDRILLGRAVNNVRVYVVDEHLTPVPLGAPGVIAFSGVCVGRGYINDPELTRASYLVDPHREGTRLYLGGDHGRWHPSGKLEFLGRRDAQVKIRGFRIEIGEIENTLLRLPGVRDGAVVTVERADRSKHLVAYYSGPKPLDTGTITDRLAESLPEYMVPSAFHWRESLPLTANSKIDKKALAALAEEPATPDDEHQPPATPTERRLAAAWAKVLGVPQERIGRRDHFFDRGGTSLSAVKLAITLDRAVSLKDVTAHPVLTDLAALVDHGPQRHTTPPPTSA, from the coding sequence ATGACAACGCATGTGAGTCCCAGTCGGACCGGCCGCGAATACTGGCGCGGCGTACTGACAGCCGGCGGCTTCACCCCCGCCCCACGCTGGACCCTCAAGCCGGTGCCCGGCGTGGGGGAGTACGAGACACCGGTCCCCGACGACACCGTGACCGGGCTGTGCCGACTGGCGGCGGAGCTGGCGGTACCACTGCCCTCGCTCCTGCTGACCGCGCACGCCAAGGTGCTCGCGGCCCTGTCCGGAGAGCGGGAGATCACCACCGGCTACGCCGCCCGGGGCGGCAGCCCGCTCCTCTGCCGGCTCACCACCGCACCCGCCTCCTGGCGCGAGCTGCTGCACCACATCCACCAGGTCGCTACCGAACTGTCGGCACACCAGGACGTCCCGGCCGAGGACATCGAGGTTCTGAAGAGTGAACTGGGCCTGACCGGGCCGCTGTTCGAGACCGTCCTCGACCTCACCGAGACCGTCCTCGATCCCGCCGCGATCGACGGTGCCCTCACCGAGGGCACCGCACTGCGGGTGGGCGTCCGTCACCACGACGGGCGGCTCGTACTGCGGCTGCGCTACCGCACCGACGCGCTCGACGCCGACAGCGCCGCCCGTATCGCCGGCTACCACCTGACCGCGCTCGCGCTGATCACCGCCGACCCCGATGCCGAGCACACACACCAGAGCCTGCTGTCCGCCGAGGAATTGCGGTTCCAGCTCGACCAACTGGCCGGACCGGACCGGGAACTGCCCGACGCGCGGATGCACGAGCTGTTCGAGGACCGGGTGCGGAGGCATCCGGACGCCGTCGCCGCTGTGCACGCCGACCGGCAGTGGACGTACGCGGAACTCAACGCCCGGGCCAACCGGCTCGCCCGCGCCCTAGTGGCCCGCGGCCTCGCCCGTGAGGGCGTCGTCGCGGTGGTGACCGAACGCAATCTGGACTGGCTGGCCGCCGTCATCGCGGTCTTCAAGGCCGGAGGCGCCTACCTCCCCATCGAGCCGCACTTCCCGGCCGCACGCATCGCCGCCAGCCTCTCCCGCGCCGCATGCACGCTGGTGCTGACCGAACCCGGCAGCACCACCACCCTCGACCAGGCCCTCGACTCCCTTCCCGGAACCGAGCGGCTCCTCGTCGACACGGCCTACGCGGAAGACCACCCCGACGGTGATCTCGGCATCCCGGTCACGCCCGACCAACTCGCCTACATCTACTTCACCTCCGGCTCCACCGGTGAGCCCAAGGGCGCGATGTGCGAGCACGCGGGGATGCTCAACCACCTCTACGCCAAGATCGACGACCTCCAGGTCGGCGAGGGACAGGTGGTCGCCCAGACCGCGCCCCAGTGCTTCGACATCTCCCTGTGGCAGTTGGTCTGCGCCCTGCTGGTCGGCGGGCGGACCCTGCTGGTCGCACAGGACGTCATCCTCGACGTGCCCCGCTTCCTCGACACCCTCACCGACGGCGAGGTCACCGTCCTCCAGGTCGTGCCCTCCTACCTCGAAGCCGTCCTGACGGAGCTCGAACAGCGCCCCCGGCCGCTGCCCGACCTGCGGTACGTGTCGGTCACCGGCGAGGCGCTGAAGAAGGAACTCGCCGAGCGTTGGTTCGCCGTCCAGCCCGGGATCAAGCTGGTCAACGCCTACGGGCTGACCGAGACCTCGGACGACACCAACCACGAGGTCATGGACCGGGCGCCGGACCGCATCCTGCTCGGCCGCGCGGTCAACAACGTGCGCGTCTACGTCGTCGACGAACACCTCACCCCGGTGCCGCTCGGCGCCCCGGGCGTGATCGCCTTCTCCGGGGTGTGCGTCGGCCGCGGATACATCAACGACCCCGAACTCACCCGGGCCTCCTACCTGGTCGATCCGCACCGCGAAGGCACACGGCTCTACCTCGGCGGCGACCACGGCCGCTGGCACCCTTCGGGAAAGCTGGAGTTCCTCGGCCGCCGCGACGCCCAGGTCAAGATCCGCGGCTTCCGGATCGAGATCGGCGAGATCGAGAACACCCTGCTCCGTCTCCCCGGTGTCCGCGACGGCGCGGTCGTGACGGTCGAACGCGCCGACCGGAGCAAGCACCTGGTCGCCTACTACTCCGGCCCGAAGCCCCTGGACACCGGGACGATCACCGACCGGCTCGCCGAGTCGCTGCCCGAGTACATGGTCCCGTCGGCCTTCCACTGGCGCGAAAGCCTGCCGCTGACCGCCAACAGCAAGATCGACAAGAAGGCCCTGGCGGCACTCGCCGAAGAACCCGCCACCCCCGACGACGAGCACCAGCCGCCGGCCACCCCGACCGAGCGGCGCCTGGCGGCCGCCTGGGCGAAGGTCCTCGGCGTCCCGCAAGAACGGATCGGACGCCGCGACCACTTCTTCGACCGCGGCGGCACCTCCCTCTCGGCGGTGAAGCTCGCCATCACCCTGGACCGCGCCGTGTCCCTCAAGGACGTCACCGCACACCCGGTCCTCACCGACCTCGCCGCTCTGGTCGACCACGGACCCCAACGCCACACGACCCCACCACCGACCTCCGCCTGA